In Oryza sativa Japonica Group chromosome 2, ASM3414082v1, the following are encoded in one genomic region:
- the LOC4328832 gene encoding peroxidase P7, with protein MAGAVLVRRMVVVVAIAALVAPGEVAAQLTPTYYDGSCPSLQSIVRSAMAAAVQQEPRMGASILRLFFHDCFVNGCDASVLLDDSSTITGEKNAGPNANSLRGFEVIDSIKSQVEAACPGTVSCADILAVAARDGVNLLGGPTWAVQLGRRDTRTASQSAANSNLPSPSSSAAALVSAFASKGLDSRDMVALSGAHTIGAARCATFRARVYNDTNISPGFAVRRRQVCPASGGDGNLAPLDALSSVRFDNGYFRNLMGRFGLLHSDQELFNGGPVDSIAQQYAANGAAFSRDFVTAVVKMGNISPLTGSSGEVRSNCRKPN; from the exons ATGGCTGGAGCCGTGCTGGTGAGgagaatggtggtggtggttgccaTTGCCGCCTTGGTGGCgcccggcgaggtggcggcgcagctgACGCCGACGTACTACGACGGCAGCTGCCCGAGCCTGCAGTCCATCGTGAGgtcggccatggcggccgccgTGCAGCAAGAGCCCCGCATGGGCGCCTCCATCCTCCGCCTcttcttccacgactgcttcgtcaaT GGGTGCGACGCGTCGGTGCTGCTGGACGACTCGTCGACGATCACCGGCGAGAAGAACGCCGGGCCGAACGCCAACTCGCTGCGCGGATTCGAGGTCATCGACTCCATCAAGTCGCAGGTCGAGGCCGCCTGCCCCGGcaccgtctcctgcgccgacatcctcgccgtcgccgcccgcgacgGCGTCAACCTG TTGGGTGGGCCGACGTGGGCGGTGCAGCTGGGGCGGCGCGACACGCGGACGGCGAGCCAGTCGGCGGCGAACAGCaacctgccgtcgccgtcgtcgagcgcggcggcgctggtgtcGGCGTTCGCGTCCAAGGGGCTCGACTCCCGCGACATGGTGGCGCTGTCGGGCGCCCACACCATCGGCGCCGCCCGGTGCGCCACCTTCCGCGCCCGCGTCTACAACGACACCAACATCAGCCCCGGGTTCGCCGTCCGCCGGCGGCAGGTGTgcccggcgagcggcggcgacggcaacctgGCGCCGCTCGACGCGCTCAGCTCCGTCCGCTTCGACAACGGCTACTTCCGCAACCTCATGGGCCGCTTCGGCCTCCTCCACTCTGACCAGGAGCTCTTCAATGGCGGGCCCGTCGACTCCATCGCGCAGCAGTACGCCGCCAATggcgccgccttctcccgcgacttcgtcaccgccgtcgtcaAGATGGGCAACATCAGCCCGCTCACCGGCTCCAGCGGCGAGGTCCGCTCCAACTGCCGGAAGCCCAACTAA